A window of the Acidithiobacillus thiooxidans ATCC 19377 genome harbors these coding sequences:
- a CDS encoding N-6 DNA methylase, with the protein MSERMTENLVRDRLATLGYREPDNGITIEEQKSEIAKVKSLLSKASKKASGKSGYPEFIITDKKDAGFIIVVECKKDVKKHESPDRDKPVEYAVDGVLHYAKHLAKHYTVVAIAVSGTTASSMKISNFLIPAGTSEVKDLTNESDVVVDALIPFDDYYRLASFDPDVAKKRHSDLLAFSKDLHELIWTKAKISEEDKPLLVSGTLIALMNSAFLKTFAALSAEDVQEAWLGAIKKELDKADIPKAKKDTMLQPYSTIAVHPNLGKPDSKTAKEYPDGVFKEIITRICDNVWPYINVYHDFDVVGQFYGEFLKYTAGDKKALGIVLTPRHVAELFSLIANVGPESKVLDICAGTGGFLISAMQHMLKKAVTEEDRTDIKKNRLIGIENNPKMFALAASNMILRGDGKANLHQASCFDDAVIKAVKKMKPNVGMLNPPYAQSKSDAELHELYFVKQMLDCLEPGSMGIAIVPMSCAISPNSARDEMMKHHTLDAVMSMPQELFYPVGTVPCIMVWIADKPHAKSAKKTWFGYWRDDGFVKTKHKGRIDLYDRWPTIRDRWVETYRNREVHAGESVMHTVTAADEWCAEAYMATDYEKVSASSLAQSVKDYLAFKLQAPSKVAVPDLEPNSAGWKAFKLSDLFDIKKGKRLTKANQTEGSTPYIGAVDSNNGVSGYIGQPAIHAGGTISINYNGSVAEAFYQPDPFWATDDVNVLYPCGFTLTAETALFLCTLIRLEKYRFNYGRKWHLERMRESVIKLPVTKDGEPDWDFIRNYVRSLPYGSEVHKS; encoded by the coding sequence ATGTCAGAACGTATGACCGAGAACTTGGTGCGCGATAGGCTGGCGACGCTGGGTTACAGGGAACCTGATAACGGCATCACAATCGAAGAGCAGAAGTCCGAGATAGCCAAGGTCAAAAGCCTGCTGTCCAAGGCCAGCAAGAAGGCCAGCGGCAAATCTGGATACCCTGAGTTCATCATCACTGACAAAAAAGATGCGGGTTTCATCATCGTGGTGGAGTGCAAGAAGGACGTCAAAAAGCACGAGAGCCCCGACCGGGACAAGCCAGTCGAATATGCGGTAGATGGTGTTCTGCATTACGCAAAACATCTGGCAAAGCACTACACGGTGGTAGCCATTGCGGTGAGCGGCACTACCGCCAGTTCCATGAAGATATCGAATTTCCTGATTCCAGCGGGGACCAGTGAAGTCAAAGACCTGACAAACGAATCAGACGTGGTCGTAGACGCTCTCATCCCGTTTGATGACTACTACCGACTTGCGTCCTTCGACCCGGATGTGGCCAAGAAGCGCCACTCCGACTTGCTGGCATTCTCCAAGGATCTGCACGAGCTGATCTGGACGAAAGCCAAAATCTCTGAAGAAGATAAACCGCTGCTGGTGAGCGGTACCCTGATTGCCTTGATGAACTCTGCATTTCTGAAGACCTTTGCAGCCTTGTCGGCTGAAGATGTTCAGGAAGCGTGGCTGGGGGCTATCAAGAAGGAGTTGGACAAGGCTGACATCCCCAAGGCCAAGAAGGACACGATGCTGCAACCGTACTCCACGATTGCCGTACATCCCAACCTGGGTAAGCCAGATAGCAAGACAGCAAAAGAGTACCCGGACGGCGTATTCAAGGAAATCATCACCCGCATCTGTGACAACGTCTGGCCTTACATCAACGTCTACCATGACTTTGATGTCGTCGGGCAGTTCTATGGCGAATTCCTGAAGTACACCGCAGGCGATAAGAAAGCATTGGGCATTGTCCTGACGCCCCGACATGTGGCTGAACTGTTCTCTTTGATAGCGAATGTCGGTCCGGAATCAAAGGTGCTTGATATTTGTGCCGGCACCGGCGGATTTCTTATTTCGGCGATGCAGCATATGTTGAAAAAGGCGGTCACCGAAGAAGATCGTACCGATATTAAGAAGAATCGCCTGATTGGCATTGAGAATAACCCCAAGATGTTCGCCCTTGCTGCCAGCAATATGATTTTGCGTGGTGACGGCAAGGCGAACCTGCATCAAGCCAGTTGCTTCGACGACGCGGTTATCAAGGCCGTGAAGAAGATGAAGCCAAACGTAGGCATGCTCAATCCGCCCTACGCTCAGTCCAAAAGTGATGCGGAGCTTCACGAACTGTATTTCGTGAAGCAGATGCTGGACTGCCTGGAACCCGGCTCAATGGGAATTGCAATCGTGCCTATGTCATGTGCGATTTCACCAAACTCTGCGCGGGATGAGATGATGAAGCATCATACCCTGGACGCTGTTATGTCCATGCCGCAGGAGCTGTTCTACCCTGTCGGCACTGTGCCCTGCATTATGGTATGGATTGCGGACAAGCCGCATGCCAAATCCGCGAAGAAAACCTGGTTTGGCTACTGGCGGGATGACGGATTCGTCAAGACAAAGCACAAAGGACGAATTGACCTATATGACAGATGGCCCACCATCCGTGACCGTTGGGTAGAGACATACCGAAACCGTGAAGTACATGCCGGGGAAAGCGTCATGCACACGGTTACGGCAGCGGATGAGTGGTGCGCAGAAGCCTATATGGCAACCGATTATGAGAAAGTTTCAGCGTCAAGTCTGGCGCAGTCAGTCAAGGATTACCTTGCATTCAAACTCCAGGCACCAAGCAAGGTTGCGGTCCCCGACCTGGAGCCGAACTCGGCAGGATGGAAGGCATTCAAGTTATCCGATTTGTTCGATATCAAGAAGGGTAAACGGCTTACCAAGGCAAACCAAACGGAAGGGAGCACTCCCTACATAGGGGCGGTAGATTCCAACAACGGCGTTTCTGGCTATATTGGCCAACCGGCAATTCATGCTGGCGGAACAATCAGTATCAACTACAATGGGTCGGTGGCTGAAGCATTCTATCAGCCTGACCCATTCTGGGCGACCGACGATGTAAACGTGCTCTACCCATGTGGATTTACGCTAACTGCTGAGACCGCCTTGTTTCTATGTACACTAATCCGACTTGAGAAGTACCGCTTTAACTATGGACGTAAATGGCATCTTGAGCGTATGCGCGAGTCAGTTATCAAACTGCCGGTAACAAAAGATGGCGAACCCGATTGGGACTTCATAAGGAACTACGTCAGATCCTTGCCCTATGGCTCTGAGGTCCATAAAAGCTGA
- a CDS encoding TrbI/VirB10 family protein: protein MTDPTQTPMGEGPGITTPTVKGPIRQNASELAAHLRRTPIALGVILLVTCVIGVGYVAVDMFSGSGGSTPRPKLDTGHQAPVFRVPQKVSKIQAPTAPATSPSQAASPSLGAKTASTGNALTGSTPESHASFQAQPTPGNKTQDAAFKTALDGGIHVVAWQDGGGAAAPAAADEPAVTPMKVPQIPAKGGQNLTSGANGVYSTHLVRKEVSPYELLQGTVIPALLESGIKSDISGLVKAVVSHPVYNSLNGASVLIPAGSTLIGSYASGAAMGQNRVAVQWTRIEFPNGTYLQLGSSMPGTSPAGYAGFRDLVNNHTWTIFKNALLLSLIDVGMAMSSPTSTSTNTTGVTGNQALQNGEQALAQTFGEAEAQMFQRDINIAPTMTIRPGYAFNVIVTRDLVFPEPYVHGLSEVGTTRTELPAAPSMTNPYKEP from the coding sequence ATGACGGACCCCACGCAGACGCCCATGGGTGAAGGCCCCGGCATCACTACGCCGACCGTCAAGGGACCTATTCGCCAGAATGCTTCTGAACTCGCCGCTCACCTGCGGCGTACACCCATCGCTTTAGGTGTCATACTGCTCGTAACCTGTGTCATCGGGGTAGGCTATGTGGCCGTGGACATGTTTTCCGGATCTGGCGGCAGTACGCCCAGACCGAAGCTGGACACCGGTCATCAAGCGCCTGTTTTTCGGGTTCCGCAGAAGGTGTCCAAAATACAGGCGCCAACGGCCCCTGCGACAAGTCCTTCGCAGGCTGCAAGCCCTTCGCTGGGTGCAAAGACCGCCTCTACAGGAAACGCGCTTACAGGGAGTACCCCGGAAAGCCATGCATCTTTTCAGGCGCAACCCACCCCCGGTAACAAGACCCAGGATGCCGCATTCAAAACGGCACTGGACGGTGGTATCCATGTGGTTGCTTGGCAGGACGGTGGCGGAGCAGCCGCACCAGCCGCAGCGGATGAACCCGCTGTTACACCCATGAAGGTACCACAGATTCCTGCGAAGGGCGGACAGAATCTGACTTCTGGTGCCAATGGCGTTTATTCCACCCATCTGGTGCGCAAGGAAGTGAGTCCCTATGAACTGCTGCAGGGCACAGTGATTCCGGCCCTCCTGGAAAGCGGTATCAAGTCGGACATTTCGGGACTGGTAAAGGCTGTCGTCTCCCATCCGGTGTACAACAGCCTGAACGGGGCCTCTGTCCTGATTCCGGCAGGTTCCACCCTGATCGGTAGCTACGCCAGCGGTGCGGCCATGGGCCAGAACCGTGTTGCCGTCCAGTGGACCCGCATCGAGTTTCCCAACGGAACGTACCTGCAGCTCGGATCATCCATGCCCGGAACATCCCCCGCCGGTTACGCCGGTTTCCGGGACCTGGTCAACAACCATACCTGGACGATCTTCAAGAACGCCCTGCTGCTTTCGCTCATCGACGTGGGTATGGCCATGTCCAGTCCTACCAGCACCAGTACCAATACCACCGGGGTAACGGGCAACCAGGCGTTGCAGAACGGCGAACAGGCCCTGGCGCAGACCTTCGGGGAGGCGGAGGCGCAGATGTTCCAGCGGGACATCAACATCGCGCCGACCATGACCATCCGCCCGGGCTACGCATTCAACGTCATCGTTACCCGCGACCTGGTGTTTCCCGAACCTTATGTCCACGGCTTGAGCGAAGTGGGCACCACACGGACAGAACTACCTGCTGCGCCGTCCATGACCAATCCCTATAAGGAACCGTAA
- a CDS encoding TrbG/VirB9 family P-type conjugative transfer protein, whose translation MRKSIFIAAILAAICSGTAMAGVVSSGLADGSSSGQQSPDGKQGSASLQGHADLQGPGGQIAPPLQKPLSSSGNKPAQTAPVSVAQNVQTVPAIAAGAGQDAGAGQDAGAGQDGPATPMGQSSVEVWKRAIATPPQGKISQRSKEAMEKALVSAYEAGKTQNLPPIAGTNGEVLYAYGQSLPTLVTAPLHTSLILLEPGLKDTQAIGLSPAYWSMQTIKAGNQPELAITPRFKGLHSNLVITGTGPEGNPRNYVIEMTSDANRYTPVIGFYYPGPIVLRWKATTAARQTFQKKVEAQTVAVLPAINPSDLDFHWRIECGGGGWFDNSDCRSIEPTQVFDDGRQTFIHWKAGQASYGGIPSVLAENAAGQNAIVNTQFRDGYTIVDGVPPKILLLAGKGRSAKVVKLVHEGKK comes from the coding sequence ATGAGAAAATCCATATTCATCGCAGCAATACTTGCCGCAATCTGCTCCGGAACCGCCATGGCGGGCGTTGTATCATCAGGTCTTGCAGACGGCAGTTCTAGCGGACAGCAAAGCCCTGACGGAAAGCAAGGTTCTGCCAGCCTGCAAGGTCATGCCGACCTGCAAGGTCCTGGCGGACAGATCGCCCCGCCATTACAAAAGCCGTTGTCCTCATCGGGCAACAAGCCCGCGCAAACCGCCCCTGTGTCTGTCGCGCAGAATGTGCAGACCGTTCCCGCCATCGCCGCTGGCGCGGGGCAGGACGCTGGCGCGGGGCAGGACGCTGGCGCGGGGCAGGACGGCCCCGCAACCCCCATGGGGCAAAGCTCTGTAGAAGTATGGAAAAGGGCCATCGCTACCCCGCCCCAGGGAAAGATTTCCCAACGCTCGAAAGAGGCGATGGAAAAGGCTCTGGTGTCCGCCTATGAAGCGGGCAAGACCCAGAACCTGCCGCCCATCGCGGGGACCAATGGCGAAGTGCTCTATGCCTACGGACAGAGCCTGCCGACCCTGGTGACCGCACCCCTGCATACTTCACTCATTCTGCTGGAACCCGGATTGAAAGACACGCAGGCCATCGGGCTTTCGCCAGCCTACTGGAGCATGCAGACCATAAAGGCGGGGAACCAGCCTGAACTCGCCATTACCCCACGCTTCAAGGGACTGCACAGCAATCTGGTCATTACCGGGACCGGTCCAGAAGGCAATCCCCGTAACTACGTCATTGAGATGACCAGCGACGCCAACCGCTACACGCCGGTAATCGGTTTCTACTACCCGGGCCCCATCGTCCTCCGATGGAAAGCCACCACTGCAGCCAGACAAACGTTCCAGAAAAAGGTGGAAGCACAGACGGTGGCGGTATTACCCGCCATCAATCCATCAGACCTTGATTTCCACTGGCGTATCGAATGCGGCGGTGGTGGCTGGTTCGACAACAGCGATTGCCGTTCCATCGAACCCACGCAGGTCTTCGATGACGGACGGCAGACTTTCATCCACTGGAAAGCAGGCCAGGCCAGCTACGGCGGAATACCTTCGGTGCTGGCCGAAAATGCCGCTGGACAGAATGCCATCGTCAATACCCAGTTCCGGGATGGATACACCATTGTTGATGGCGTGCCCCCGAAAATCCTGCTGCTGGCGGGCAAGGGGCGTTCGGCAAAGGTGGTGAAACTGGTGCACGAGGGTAAAAAATGA
- a CDS encoding type IV secretion system protein — protein sequence MFKKKTPGDVQVPDSPQDHGRPQDQCGPQDHNSGDTAKSKDLQFYLTARREWLERYGDYIASAKNWRMAAFGAIGIAALFGAGMVYEADRVHVVPYVVEVNHLGDAVHLAQAVQAGTYNMPVIRHVVANWVHKVRERIPAVAAEKQIYQSTYSIVDGQEAERLTAYYQQHNPYSAYVKNNGGRTVEIVSVLPEGQVTAKGGTQQVQWRETQYNDSGQVKWKKNYEGMVTYTIEPVSNNPRVLREDPFGIVIQSFVYNQVTQ from the coding sequence ATGTTCAAAAAGAAAACCCCCGGTGACGTACAGGTCCCTGACAGCCCGCAGGACCATGGCCGTCCGCAGGACCAATGCGGTCCGCAGGACCATAACAGCGGTGATACAGCAAAAAGCAAGGATCTGCAGTTCTATCTGACCGCCCGCCGTGAGTGGCTGGAACGCTACGGGGATTATATCGCTTCGGCAAAAAACTGGCGGATGGCCGCTTTCGGGGCCATCGGCATTGCGGCGCTGTTTGGCGCAGGCATGGTCTATGAAGCCGACCGCGTCCATGTTGTCCCCTATGTCGTTGAGGTCAACCATCTGGGCGACGCCGTGCATCTGGCACAGGCTGTTCAGGCTGGAACCTATAATATGCCTGTCATCCGCCATGTCGTTGCCAACTGGGTGCACAAGGTCCGCGAACGGATTCCCGCCGTAGCCGCCGAAAAGCAAATCTATCAGTCCACCTATTCCATCGTCGATGGACAGGAAGCCGAACGGCTCACGGCCTATTACCAGCAGCACAATCCCTATTCTGCCTATGTGAAAAACAATGGCGGGCGCACTGTCGAAATCGTTTCCGTCCTGCCCGAAGGCCAGGTAACCGCCAAAGGCGGCACACAGCAGGTGCAGTGGCGCGAAACCCAGTACAACGATAGTGGACAGGTGAAATGGAAAAAGAACTACGAAGGCATGGTGACCTATACCATAGAACCCGTCTCCAACAATCCCCGTGTGCTCAGGGAAGACCCCTTCGGAATCGTCATCCAGTCCTTTGTCTATAACCAGGTGACTCAATGA
- a CDS encoding ParB/RepB/Spo0J family partition protein, with the protein MKDVSFLDDMLSGLTEEESPQTVTTVGSLFTLLNLDAIEPDAGQPRQYMDESALQEMADSILQYGVLQPITVMALESGKYRLVSGERRWRAARLARDRNTLCARLDYDLQTIPALVVTVPENHQEILERQLIENLVREDMSIPDTAMALRRIMESTEESASAIAKRIGKSAPWVRQVLAFADPDLESRLAYLSIRAEDLPIALAQQILACSDASLDWIRDRIAEGATLDRNLMEQGKESLKPPAADITPAADITPETPAEGNSPADSSHADLQGPADDYGPADGNSPAEGSHAERAPTNGAFAEDTQNESSMNDGESVEDSSGCHAPLEDRFGGAPAENAPAENAPAEGTPADDGSVPGGEPEDDAEDTGGQEEGTENPCPLAERTEEGNTAPETDVSHSDPAPDLWLSITLQKHIWQRLLDATGVEGTPDVNTIHAAIEAL; encoded by the coding sequence GTGAAAGACGTTTCCTTTCTGGATGACATGCTTTCCGGGCTCACGGAAGAGGAAAGCCCGCAGACAGTCACCACTGTGGGCAGTCTGTTCACCCTGCTGAACCTGGACGCCATCGAACCAGACGCCGGGCAGCCACGGCAGTACATGGACGAATCGGCCTTGCAGGAAATGGCCGACAGTATTCTGCAGTATGGGGTGCTGCAGCCCATTACGGTCATGGCGCTGGAAAGCGGCAAATATCGTTTGGTGTCCGGTGAACGGCGCTGGCGGGCAGCACGCCTGGCCCGTGATCGCAACACGCTCTGCGCCAGACTGGATTATGACCTGCAGACTATCCCCGCGCTGGTGGTGACCGTCCCGGAAAACCATCAGGAGATCCTGGAGCGTCAGCTCATCGAGAACCTGGTCCGTGAAGATATGTCGATCCCGGATACCGCCATGGCGCTCAGGCGGATCATGGAAAGTACGGAAGAATCCGCCTCGGCCATTGCCAAACGCATTGGCAAAAGTGCCCCCTGGGTGCGCCAGGTACTGGCTTTTGCCGATCCGGACCTGGAATCCCGTCTGGCATATCTGTCCATCCGCGCGGAAGACCTGCCTATCGCCCTGGCGCAGCAGATACTGGCCTGTAGTGATGCGTCTCTGGACTGGATACGCGACCGTATCGCCGAAGGTGCAACGCTGGACCGGAACCTGATGGAGCAGGGCAAAGAGTCCCTGAAGCCGCCTGCAGCAGACATAACGCCTGCGGCGGACATAACACCTGAGACTCCTGCGGAGGGCAATAGTCCTGCGGACAGCAGTCATGCCGACCTGCAAGGTCCTGCGGACGACTATGGTCCTGCGGACGGCAATAGTCCTGCTGAAGGCAGCCATGCGGAACGTGCACCTACGAATGGTGCTTTTGCGGAGGATACGCAGAATGAATCTTCCATGAATGACGGCGAGAGCGTCGAAGACAGCTCAGGCTGTCATGCTCCCCTGGAAGACCGTTTTGGTGGAGCTCCTGCAGAGAACGCTCCCGCAGAGAACGCTCCTGCGGAGGGCACGCCTGCGGATGACGGTTCTGTACCCGGCGGCGAACCTGAAGATGATGCGGAAGATACTGGCGGACAGGAAGAAGGTACGGAGAATCCATGTCCTTTGGCAGAACGGACGGAAGAGGGCAATACCGCGCCGGAAACCGATGTTTCACATTCCGATCCAGCACCGGATTTATGGTTGTCCATTACGCTGCAGAAGCATATCTGGCAACGCCTGCTTGATGCTACCGGGGTAGAAGGAACTCCGGATGTCAACACCATCCATGCGGCTATCGAGGCGCTGTAA
- a CDS encoding ParA family protein, with protein sequence MHIYAFANQKGGVGKTTLSMHMAVAAMQRNCQTLLVDLDQQGSSTYLYTGDAKYHRSAAMVSGEVRSALDLWTPAREIQPLTESARGFTFDFLPAHAGLDRVDDDLDAGVQALQRLRSLDYDVVILDCPPAPSVRQLAPLIVADVHVIPVTPDALGTQGISQALQLFQKQIRMRNPHLELQILINRLKANSRTNRIIADALAERLGKRVLPYVLYEREDVRKGLNEGKAYWQICKDSQREEWEGAFESLLEGVASTEDLVDAAEELVEVAKTEEAAEEISS encoded by the coding sequence ATGCACATTTATGCTTTCGCCAATCAGAAAGGTGGAGTTGGCAAGACCACCCTGTCCATGCACATGGCGGTGGCGGCCATGCAGCGCAACTGCCAGACCCTGCTCGTGGACCTGGACCAGCAGGGTTCCAGTACCTACCTGTACACCGGAGACGCTAAATATCACCGGTCAGCCGCCATGGTAAGCGGCGAAGTGCGTTCGGCCCTGGACCTGTGGACCCCTGCAAGGGAAATCCAGCCACTCACCGAAAGCGCACGGGGCTTCACCTTCGATTTTTTGCCCGCCCATGCGGGCCTGGACCGTGTGGATGACGATCTCGACGCCGGTGTACAGGCCCTGCAGCGTCTGCGAAGCCTGGATTATGACGTGGTCATTCTCGACTGCCCGCCCGCGCCCAGTGTGCGGCAACTGGCCCCCCTGATCGTTGCGGATGTCCATGTGATTCCGGTCACCCCGGACGCCCTGGGCACCCAGGGAATTTCCCAGGCGTTGCAGCTTTTCCAGAAGCAGATACGGATGCGCAATCCACATCTGGAACTGCAGATACTGATCAATCGCCTGAAAGCCAATTCCCGTACCAACCGGATCATAGCCGACGCGCTGGCGGAAAGACTGGGTAAACGGGTGTTGCCATACGTCCTCTACGAGCGCGAGGACGTGCGCAAGGGGCTGAATGAAGGGAAAGCCTACTGGCAAATCTGCAAAGATAGTCAACGTGAAGAATGGGAAGGGGCCTTTGAAAGTCTTCTGGAGGGTGTGGCATCCACCGAAGACCTGGTGGATGCAGCGGAAGAGCTTGTCGAGGTGGCAAAAACGGAAGAAGCGGCAGAGGAGATTTCATCGTGA
- the istB gene encoding IS21-like element helper ATPase IstB — MLYQPTLHTLRQLNLTAMAEALEEQSLLPQVQDLPFEERLGLLLDRELSARDQRRLTRLLKLAHLKHNACVEDIDYRASRGLERARMLSLIQNTWIRQGQNLLITGATGTGKTWLACALGQQACRQGLSVRYLRLPRLFEELQTRHGDGSFGRYLNTLAKVDLLILDDWGLAPMRGEAVRDLLEILDDRVNQKATLITSQLPVNHWHDYLGEPTVADAVLDRLLHSAHRLELKGESLRRHRDPGTAPKVDPS, encoded by the coding sequence TATACCAACCCACCCTGCACACCTTACGGCAACTGAATCTCACCGCCATGGCCGAAGCCCTGGAAGAACAATCCCTGCTGCCCCAGGTCCAGGATCTCCCCTTTGAGGAGCGCCTGGGCCTGCTGCTGGACCGGGAACTCAGTGCACGCGACCAGCGCCGCCTGACGCGCCTACTGAAGCTCGCCCACCTCAAGCACAACGCCTGTGTAGAAGACATCGACTACCGTGCTTCGCGCGGCCTGGAACGCGCCCGTATGCTCTCCCTGATCCAGAATACCTGGATCCGTCAGGGCCAGAACCTCCTGATCACCGGTGCCACCGGTACCGGCAAAACCTGGCTGGCCTGTGCCCTGGGACAGCAGGCCTGCCGACAGGGACTGAGTGTCCGCTATCTCCGTCTCCCCCGGCTGTTTGAAGAACTGCAGACCCGCCATGGGGACGGCAGCTTCGGGCGCTACCTGAACACCCTGGCCAAGGTGGACCTGCTGATTCTGGATGACTGGGGCCTGGCGCCCATGCGCGGAGAAGCGGTCCGTGACCTGCTGGAAATCCTCGATGACCGGGTGAACCAGAAGGCCACCCTGATTACCAGCCAGCTACCGGTCAACCATTGGCATGACTATCTGGGCGAGCCCACCGTGGCCGATGCCGTCCTGGATCGCCTGCTGCACAGTGCCCACCGCCTGGAGCTGAAAGGCGAATCCTTACGCCGTCACCGGGACCCCGGCACCGCCCCCAAAGTTGACCCATCGTGA
- a CDS encoding class I SAM-dependent rRNA methyltransferase: MSATHHYPVLRLRPKEDRRLRAGHLWIYSNEIDVTKTPLHGMIPGSVCRIEDAQGKAIGLAHINPHTLLCGRLLSRDPHLLIDEAFYQERLHQALRMREKFFSAPFYRLVHGEGDGLPGLIIDRYEDTLVMQPGSLGMDRDIALVANALQALLHPTGILLKAGGAARRLEGLEDRVEVLFGQVPERLQIWENDCLFEMDPRGGQKTGWFYDHRANRRRLLSYAPGRRVLDCFAYLGAFSIPLAKAGALEVTAVDSSAPALALLEENARRNAVAPIRIMHDDAMEALARLRDRGEQFDLIVLDPPALIKSKKDFKEGSIAYRRFNDLAMRLLAPGGILFTASCSHHLNRETLLGQIAFGAQRGDYAIIGEGTQDMDHPIHPAVPESSYLKGFYIHRRELIADEPE, translated from the coding sequence ATGTCTGCCACCCACCATTACCCTGTTCTGCGCCTGCGCCCCAAGGAAGACCGCCGTTTGCGTGCCGGTCACCTCTGGATTTACAGCAACGAAATCGACGTCACCAAAACGCCTCTGCATGGAATGATCCCCGGCAGTGTCTGCAGAATAGAAGATGCCCAGGGTAAAGCCATCGGCCTGGCGCATATCAATCCGCACACCCTCCTTTGCGGGCGCCTCCTCAGCCGTGATCCCCATCTACTGATTGATGAAGCATTTTATCAGGAACGCTTGCACCAGGCGTTGCGCATGCGTGAAAAATTTTTTTCCGCGCCTTTTTACCGATTGGTGCATGGCGAGGGAGATGGCCTGCCCGGCCTGATTATTGATCGCTATGAAGATACCTTGGTCATGCAGCCTGGCAGCTTGGGTATGGATCGGGACATCGCCCTGGTTGCCAACGCCCTGCAAGCACTTTTACACCCCACGGGCATACTATTAAAAGCGGGCGGCGCGGCGCGGCGTCTGGAAGGTTTGGAAGATCGGGTAGAGGTTCTATTCGGACAGGTTCCGGAGCGTCTGCAGATTTGGGAGAATGATTGCTTATTTGAGATGGACCCGCGCGGCGGTCAAAAAACCGGATGGTTTTACGACCATCGCGCCAATCGTCGTCGCCTGCTGAGTTATGCCCCCGGTAGACGTGTTCTGGATTGCTTTGCCTATCTCGGCGCTTTCAGCATCCCCTTGGCCAAGGCCGGGGCGCTTGAAGTCACCGCAGTAGACAGCTCGGCGCCCGCTCTGGCCCTGCTGGAAGAAAATGCCCGGCGCAATGCGGTAGCCCCTATTCGCATCATGCACGATGACGCCATGGAAGCTTTGGCCCGACTTCGGGATCGTGGTGAGCAGTTTGATTTGATCGTCCTCGACCCCCCGGCATTGATCAAATCCAAAAAGGATTTCAAGGAAGGCAGCATTGCCTACCGACGCTTCAATGATCTGGCCATGCGCCTGCTCGCGCCGGGCGGAATTCTGTTCACGGCCTCCTGCTCCCATCATCTCAACCGCGAGACGCTGCTCGGCCAGATTGCCTTTGGGGCGCAAAGAGGCGATTACGCCATTATCGGCGAAGGCACCCAGGACATGGATCATCCCATCCATCCCGCTGTGCCCGAAAGCAGCTATTTGAAAGGTTTTTACATACATCGACGGGAATTGATTGCAGACGAACCGGAGTAA